Part of the Candidatus Cloacimonas sp. genome is shown below.
CGGAGTTGAACATTATAGGATAGTATTTTTTCGGTAAGAATTCCTCTTCCGGGACCTATTTCCCACACTTTATCTTCGGGTTGCAAATTACCCAGATTGACAATATCTTTTGCAATGTTATCATCAATCAGGAAATTTTGCCCGAGAGATTTCAGGGCTTTCATAAAAAGTGCTTTCGTTCTAAAGTAATATCTAAAACGAAAGCGAAAATATTATTTAAACGCTCAATTTTTGAGCGGCAGAGTTTTTGCAGGTCTTACAAACTTTGTATGTTTTCTCGCCGACTTTTACTTCATACAGTAGTTTGATACCTGTTCTATGACAGACAGGGCATTCACCTCTACCGTGATTGGGAATGTTTTTTATTCCTTTGCCTCTTGTATTCTTTGCCATTATATTCTCCTTGTTAGCTAATAAGCAATAATTTGAGCCATTTCTGAAAAGAGTGCCTTTTCAGTCAATCCTTTTTTCTAAAAGGCATTATTCAATGGATAAGAGAGATACTTCTTTACTTCTTTGTATATTATATCCTCTTATCTTTTCAAATCAAAGCTGTCGTCTATGCTCAATACGAATTCTACCAATAGTTTTACCGCATAATCCAAATCCGTAAGTGATATCACTTCATTGGGAGTATGCATATATCGATTGGGAATACTTAATACAGCCGTGGCTGTTCCATATCTGGAAGCAAAAATAGCATCGGCATCAGTTCCAGTCCGGGAGGGCGAAATCTCAATTTGCAGAGGGATATCAAATTCTTTTGCCAGGTCTGTAAGTTTCTTATTTAGCAGCGGATGCAAAGCAGAACCCAAACACAAAACAGGACCTTTACCGAGAGATACATCTCCAAAAATGTGTTTATCTATTCCAGGAATGTCCGATGTAAAAGTAACATCAACGGCAATGGCAATATCGGGATCTATCAAATATGCGCAAGTTGAAGCGCCACGCAGCGTTGTTTCTTCCCCTACAGAAGAAACAGCATAATAATCTGCTTTAATGTTTTTATCGGCAATTTCGCGCATAACCGCAGAGGCAATATACACGCCTACTTTATTATCTGTGGCTTTGCTGACAATTATATCTTCGTTCAATTCCTCAATTTGTGAACTGTAAGTAGCTGTATCTCCAATGGCTACGCGGTTTAAGGCATCTTCTTTATCCTTTGCGCCAATATCAATCCAAAGATCTTCCAATCTCAATTTAGGGTTGTCATTGCTATCGCGTAACAAGTGAATCGGTTTTTTACCAAAAATGCCTCGGACAATATTGTCGTTATGATGAATATCCACTCGCAAACCAGGCAGCAGATTTAAATCAAAACCTCCTAATGTCTTTACATAGACAAAGCCATTTTCATCAATGTAATTAACCATAAAGCCAATTTCATCGGAATGACCCACAATCATTATTTTGTGCTTTCCGTTGCCTTTTTTGCAAGCAATCAGATTTCCGTTTATATCATTCGTTATGTCGTCACAGCAATCTTGCAGATAATTATGAACGATTTTTTGAGCATTTGCTTCAAAACCGGATGGGCTGGGAACCTGTAACAGATCGAACAGGAATTTTTTATTTTCGTTTTGCATATATTTTCCTTAGCAATTATTTGCCGTCTCATCGGCAAAGGGATTCAGGGCTTTTTTAATAACTGGTTTTTCATGGGGGATAATACATAGGAATTTTAGGATTTCATTTCCCGTGTTTTTAAAAGTGTGTTTCATATTGGGATCCACAAAAATGGCATCATCAACTCCAAAAGCCATTTCTCCTCTTTCCGTAACCAACGAACCCTTTCCGGAAAGACAATAGACCTCATGCTCCCAATCGTGTTGATGAAAGGGAGTGTGTCCTCCGGGTTCAATTTCAAACATCCGCATTGCAAAAGTGGGAGCTCCATCTTTTTGGGCAATCAACCAACGGATTTTTGCCCCTTTAGCTCCTTCGGCATCAACGGGTTCCAGTTGCACTTCATCGTAATGTATAACTTTCATTGTTTCCTCCTGAAAGATTTTATGTATTTTATAGATAAACTATTGCACTTTGCCTAAAAAACAAATTATTCGGTCTCATAATCAGGATAGGCAGTTACAATCAGGTCATTTTCCATTTTCCGACAAGCAATGTCTCGCATTAAAATTGCATCATCGATGTTGGATAGTTCCAATTTTGGAAAAGGACTTTTTGTCCCTCCCAAAATTTTAGCGCCATAAATGAAGCAAAATTTATCAATCAAACGCTCTTTTAGAAACGCTTCCGCCAATCCACTGCCACTTTCCAAAAGCACACTATAAAAATTCATATTGTGCAATAGACATAATACTTCCTTTAGCTCAAAATGACCGTTTATGGCTTTCAGCGTCTGCAGAGAAGCGTTTTTTTTCTTTAGTTCTTTTGCTTTGGGGGTATTCAGCATTTTTTCCGTGGTAATAATCATCCCGGGAAATTTTAGCAGAGAATTAACCCACTTGGATTCCAAAGGAACTTTTAAAAAAGGGTCTAAAACAACTCTCAGTGGCTGTTTCGGGTTTCCCGGCAAGCGAACATTCAGCAGAGGATCATCAGTCAAAATTGTATTTATTCCAGTTAAGACAACATCATTTTCACTCCGCAGTTTATGCACATATTTTCTGGCTTTTTCACCTGTAATCCATTGGGAGGAACCATCCGAAGCAGCATATTTTCCATCCAAGGAAAGAGCTGTTTTTAAAGTTACGAAGGGCTTATTTTTTTGAATATGGCAGAGGTAATATTCCAGCTGTTTTTTTATTTTATCCTCGAAATAGCCATAATGAACTTCCACGCCAGCATTTTTTAGCATTGCAATACCTTTGCCACATACTTTGGGATTGGGATCAACAATGCCTATATAGACCTCTTTAATTCCTGCATTTATAACGGCTTGAGCGCAGGGTGGAGTTTTGCCAAAATGGGAACAGGGCTCCAAAGTTACAAATAAAATAGCGTCTTTGGCTTCATTACCTGCTTTTTTAATTGCTTGAATTTCGGAATGATCGCTGCCATATTGTAAAGTCCAACCGGTAGCAATAATTTTGCCATTTTTTATGATAACGGAGCCGACGAAGGGATTGGGAGAACATTTTCCGCGTGCTTTTTCCGCCATTTTTATGGCAATATTGAAATATTTGGTTATTTCTGCTTCGGTCAATGCAGTTTTTCCCAATTTTTACGAGCCAGTTCATAAGTAGGGTATTTTTGTAGAATCTGCTCGCAAATTGCCTTTGCTTTTTCCGTTTCACCTTTTCCAGCATAAGCGGCAGCCAAATTATTCAGAATATTAGGATCTTCCGGATTCATTTTTTGCAGTTCCAAAAGCCAGACAAGCGCTTGTTCATAATCACTTTTAGCCAAATAGTGCGTGG
Proteins encoded:
- a CDS encoding rRNA adenine N-6-methyltransferase family protein, whose protein sequence is MKALKSLGQNFLIDDNIAKDIVNLGNLQPEDKVWEIGPGRGILTEKILSYNVQLR
- a CDS encoding M42 family metallopeptidase, which gives rise to MQNENKKFLFDLLQVPSPSGFEANAQKIVHNYLQDCCDDITNDINGNLIACKKGNGKHKIMIVGHSDEIGFMVNYIDENGFVYVKTLGGFDLNLLPGLRVDIHHNDNIVRGIFGKKPIHLLRDSNDNPKLRLEDLWIDIGAKDKEDALNRVAIGDTATYSSQIEELNEDIIVSKATDNKVGVYIASAVMREIADKNIKADYYAVSSVGEETTLRGASTCAYLIDPDIAIAVDVTFTSDIPGIDKHIFGDVSLGKGPVLCLGSALHPLLNKKLTDLAKEFDIPLQIEISPSRTGTDADAIFASRYGTATAVLSIPNRYMHTPNEVISLTDLDYAVKLLVEFVLSIDDSFDLKR
- a CDS encoding cupin domain-containing protein, yielding MKVIHYDEVQLEPVDAEGAKGAKIRWLIAQKDGAPTFAMRMFEIEPGGHTPFHQHDWEHEVYCLSGKGSLVTERGEMAFGVDDAIFVDPNMKHTFKNTGNEILKFLCIIPHEKPVIKKALNPFADETANNC
- the ribD gene encoding bifunctional diaminohydroxyphosphoribosylaminopyrimidine deaminase/5-amino-6-(5-phosphoribosylamino)uracil reductase RibD, with the translated sequence MTEAEITKYFNIAIKMAEKARGKCSPNPFVGSVIIKNGKIIATGWTLQYGSDHSEIQAIKKAGNEAKDAILFVTLEPCSHFGKTPPCAQAVINAGIKEVYIGIVDPNPKVCGKGIAMLKNAGVEVHYGYFEDKIKKQLEYYLCHIQKNKPFVTLKTALSLDGKYAASDGSSQWITGEKARKYVHKLRSENDVVLTGINTILTDDPLLNVRLPGNPKQPLRVVLDPFLKVPLESKWVNSLLKFPGMIITTEKMLNTPKAKELKKKNASLQTLKAINGHFELKEVLCLLHNMNFYSVLLESGSGLAEAFLKERLIDKFCFIYGAKILGGTKSPFPKLELSNIDDAILMRDIACRKMENDLIVTAYPDYETE